A window of bacterium contains these coding sequences:
- a CDS encoding tyrosine-type recombinase/integrase, with the protein MIRFARYTLIVATLSANDLDALADRFGQYLLIEEGASPNTAEAYMRDIADFISESRLSSPEDISYEAIIKFREKLSLADSANATIARKLSAVKKLLRFLEAEKLISDWPLPRSFRLPRTFPLPEALPYREVLDLLDAPDPEKPQGIRDRAIMELLYASGMRVSELCGMKLSDIHPDIFQASVTGKGRKMRTVLFGARAVSRVSRYLSDVRPVFDPAGEFKELWLGRRGPLSRIQVYRLIRDYATKAGIQRKVSPHTLRHSCAMHMLERGADLRIVQELLGHASLRTVVHYTRYNIEEGRRIYDRCHPHGG; encoded by the coding sequence GTGATTCGTTTTGCGCGTTATACTTTAATTGTGGCCACGCTGTCCGCCAACGACCTGGACGCGCTCGCCGACCGCTTCGGTCAGTATCTTCTGATCGAGGAAGGGGCGAGCCCCAACACTGCGGAGGCGTACATGCGCGACATTGCGGATTTCATTTCAGAATCAAGGCTGTCTTCCCCCGAAGATATCTCGTACGAGGCGATCATCAAATTCCGGGAGAAGCTGTCGCTAGCGGACTCGGCCAACGCGACGATAGCTCGAAAACTGTCCGCCGTTAAAAAGCTCCTCCGGTTCCTGGAGGCTGAAAAGCTGATATCCGATTGGCCGCTTCCGCGCAGCTTCCGGCTGCCGAGGACTTTTCCGTTGCCCGAAGCCCTCCCTTACCGCGAGGTTCTGGATCTTCTGGATGCGCCCGATCCGGAGAAGCCACAGGGAATCCGCGACCGGGCGATAATGGAGCTGCTGTACGCGTCCGGGATGCGGGTGAGCGAGCTGTGCGGGATGAAACTTTCGGACATCCACCCGGACATTTTCCAGGCGTCGGTTACCGGCAAAGGGCGCAAAATGCGAACGGTGCTGTTCGGTGCGCGCGCGGTCAGCCGCGTATCGCGCTACCTTTCGGACGTGCGTCCGGTGTTCGATCCCGCGGGCGAGTTCAAAGAATTGTGGCTGGGCAGGCGCGGGCCGCTATCGCGCATTCAGGTTTACCGCCTGATAAGGGATTATGCGACGAAGGCGGGAATCCAGCGCAAGGTAAGCCCGCATACGCTTCGCCATTCATGCGCGATGCACATGCTGGAGCGCGGCGCCGACCTTCGCATCGTCCAGGAGCTGCTTGGCCATGCAAGCCTGCGCACGGTCGTTCACTACACGCGGTACAACATCGAGGAAGGCAGGCGGATTTACGACCGCTGCCACCCGCACGGCGGGTAA
- a CDS encoding prolyl oligopeptidase family serine peptidase — MRTLRLIRSVIAINAILALFALQFAGIAFAALPALEYEMVPASWRVLGPFETGSRESGTDPTWLADGSHLDVSEAPPDFAKTYPSVLAAGGQAGWTGDIATGEGGKLSITLDLPDDGWEMRMDEWGHAGIAWRGYAYADVTAPRACRAVALANGVGGFAINGRSYQGDPYGSSRWLQPVVLDEGVNRILVGLSGYMGEEEITFKLQPPPAEPCGVIESDILVPDLVNYTTFEYYAAGVPVVNYTDEWQTVSISLGPVEGLGYFQQYADSTNIPPLGVLKIPMQAKMQDSMLGYRWKGSEVEAPLELSGEGWSKTYSVKFRVRRPNEAFRTTYNARVDFSAQKLSVLPPLNFDPEKKYALIFSTHGAGVDSDSQVGAYSQKDWAYVMAPTNRREFGFDWQDWGRLDAMESLAWAFRNFNIDEDRVILTGHSMGGHGCWHIGCTQPDLFAAMVPSAGWASFQLYTPYTMRSSEIFGPPEVLNILDKCNAPDRTELLLANLMNVPVMAVHGGADDNVPATHARLLVGELQKMGYDAKLWEVPGEGHWWDSSPDTPGADCVDAPEITEFMKDKKRDWTDEVVFAGYDMANSNGSYWIHVLGQEKYGDQTRVKAKYIYSRESITFDVNGNVIWHKPFGATIETSNVSALRLDIPENSRRWPFKLFIDGQKLAADAQSETAIAVKENGTWRIAPDYKLLPKYAERSGPIKRAYMRPFIVVDLSNGTRPRSLELCRNTAIRWWYRGNGYAPVKYWSELSEADKKRNLILVGTWDDVPEDLKAALPFNYDEHGVRLGDKFISGDGLAVEMVYPSPYGDYNLILVNIAADEDALAVCSALTPLYSGSSLPDFLVADRAGIARHGLAGAKALGFFDADWNYDDSLMYADTFKAGKYPD; from the coding sequence ATGCGTACCCTTCGTTTGATCCGTTCGGTCATCGCAATCAATGCGATATTGGCGCTTTTTGCGCTTCAATTTGCAGGAATCGCGTTTGCCGCGCTACCCGCGCTAGAATACGAGATGGTTCCCGCGTCCTGGCGCGTCCTCGGCCCGTTTGAGACCGGGTCCCGGGAGAGCGGAACCGACCCGACGTGGCTGGCGGACGGCTCGCACCTGGATGTATCCGAGGCGCCGCCGGACTTCGCCAAGACCTATCCGAGCGTGCTCGCCGCGGGCGGCCAGGCCGGGTGGACGGGCGATATCGCGACTGGCGAAGGCGGAAAGCTTTCTATAACGCTGGACCTGCCCGACGACGGCTGGGAAATGCGGATGGACGAGTGGGGGCATGCCGGGATCGCGTGGCGCGGGTACGCGTACGCGGATGTGACCGCGCCGCGCGCGTGCCGCGCCGTCGCTCTGGCGAACGGCGTAGGCGGATTCGCAATCAACGGGCGCAGCTACCAGGGCGATCCGTACGGAAGCAGTCGCTGGCTCCAGCCGGTCGTGTTGGACGAAGGCGTGAACCGGATATTGGTCGGGCTTTCGGGATATATGGGCGAGGAGGAAATCACCTTCAAGCTCCAGCCGCCGCCCGCGGAGCCATGCGGAGTGATCGAGAGCGACATTCTCGTTCCCGATCTGGTCAACTACACGACGTTCGAATACTACGCGGCGGGCGTGCCCGTCGTGAATTACACGGACGAATGGCAGACCGTCAGCATATCGCTTGGGCCGGTTGAAGGGCTGGGATATTTCCAACAATACGCGGATTCAACAAATATTCCGCCGCTCGGCGTTCTGAAAATCCCGATGCAGGCAAAGATGCAGGATTCAATGCTGGGCTATCGCTGGAAGGGAAGCGAGGTCGAAGCGCCGCTTGAATTAAGCGGCGAAGGCTGGTCGAAAACGTACTCGGTCAAGTTCCGGGTGCGCCGGCCGAACGAGGCTTTCAGAACCACGTACAACGCGCGCGTGGATTTTTCCGCGCAGAAGCTTTCGGTGCTGCCGCCTTTGAATTTCGATCCCGAAAAGAAGTACGCGCTGATATTTTCGACGCACGGCGCGGGCGTGGACAGCGACAGCCAAGTTGGCGCGTATTCGCAAAAGGACTGGGCGTACGTGATGGCGCCTACCAACCGGCGCGAATTCGGATTCGACTGGCAGGACTGGGGCAGGCTGGACGCGATGGAGTCGCTCGCATGGGCTTTCCGCAATTTCAACATAGACGAAGATCGCGTTATTCTCACGGGTCATTCGATGGGCGGGCATGGATGCTGGCACATCGGATGCACCCAGCCGGATCTTTTCGCGGCGATGGTGCCTAGCGCCGGGTGGGCGTCGTTCCAGCTTTACACGCCTTACACGATGCGCTCAAGCGAGATATTCGGGCCGCCGGAAGTGCTGAATATACTTGACAAATGCAACGCGCCGGATCGCACCGAGCTGCTTCTGGCGAACCTGATGAATGTGCCGGTTATGGCGGTGCACGGAGGCGCGGACGACAACGTGCCCGCGACACACGCGCGGCTGCTCGTAGGCGAGCTGCAGAAGATGGGCTACGACGCGAAACTTTGGGAAGTACCGGGGGAAGGCCATTGGTGGGACTCGTCGCCCGACACGCCGGGCGCGGACTGCGTGGACGCGCCGGAGATAACGGAGTTTATGAAGGATAAGAAGCGCGATTGGACAGATGAAGTGGTGTTCGCAGGCTACGATATGGCGAATTCAAATGGAAGTTATTGGATTCACGTATTGGGGCAGGAGAAATATGGAGATCAAACGCGTGTGAAGGCCAAATACATTTATAGCAGGGAAAGTATCACTTTTGACGTCAACGGAAATGTGATTTGGCACAAACCCTTTGGAGCAACAATAGAGACCAGCAATGTTTCGGCGCTTAGGCTGGACATTCCCGAAAACAGCCGACGTTGGCCATTCAAGCTCTTCATCGACGGGCAGAAACTTGCTGCAGACGCGCAATCTGAAACTGCCATTGCTGTCAAGGAAAATGGCACTTGGAGAATCGCACCCGACTACAAGCTGCTTCCAAAGTACGCGGAGCGATCCGGCCCGATCAAGCGCGCTTACATGCGCCCGTTTATCGTTGTCGATCTTTCGAACGGAACCAGGCCGAGGTCGCTTGAGCTGTGCCGCAACACCGCGATCCGGTGGTGGTACCGCGGCAACGGCTACGCGCCGGTGAAATACTGGAGCGAGCTGTCCGAAGCCGACAAAAAGCGAAACCTGATTCTTGTCGGCACCTGGGACGATGTTCCGGAAGATTTGAAGGCGGCACTTCCATTCAATTACGATGAGCATGGAGTCCGGCTTGGCGATAAGTTTATTTCCGGCGACGGACTGGCGGTCGAAATGGTCTATCCAAGCCCTTACGGCGATTACAATTTGATTCTCGTCAACATCGCCGCGGATGAAGACGCGCTGGCGGTCTGCTCCGCGCTTACGCCGCTGTATTCCGGCAGTTCGCTGCCCGATTTTCTCGTGGCCGACCGCGCGGGCATCGCCCGGCACGGCCTAGCGGGGGCCAAAGCGCTAGGATTTTTCGATGCAGACTGGAATTACGACGACAGCCTGATGTACGCGGATACTTTTAAGGCGGGAAAATATCCGGATTAG
- a CDS encoding cytochrome b/b6 domain-containing protein, whose translation MASEPERRSRTDRRKAERRAASRALDERYRELVRELGRPGKVNPKLEHARFDGDGRLVWYKRWNYHHRLQHFLLMFGFGGLVLTGWPLKFAESPASKVLMFFMGGVKGAGILHRFCGVLLIAVSIYHVVFLAYEFWKGKRSTEMLPKGRDFKDVWDNMLFFIGLKKRPKFARYNYIEKFEYWAVVWGNSVMILTGLVLWFPVFAQHYLPEWTFPASVLLHDYEALLAALAIVIWHLFNVHLHPAVFPQNPVWLTGIEDRESMEHHHADELHELETAWRAYLASGGVENRDQAAPSSGPQQEAADE comes from the coding sequence ATGGCTAGCGAACCCGAGAGAAGGTCGCGGACCGACCGCAGAAAAGCCGAGAGGCGGGCTGCAAGTCGCGCGCTTGACGAGCGATACCGGGAGCTCGTGCGGGAATTGGGCAGACCCGGAAAGGTTAATCCGAAGCTCGAACATGCTCGTTTCGACGGCGATGGCCGGCTGGTCTGGTACAAGCGTTGGAATTACCACCACCGCTTGCAGCATTTCCTGCTCATGTTCGGATTCGGCGGGCTGGTACTGACAGGATGGCCGCTCAAATTCGCCGAGTCGCCCGCAAGCAAAGTTCTTATGTTCTTTATGGGCGGAGTCAAGGGAGCGGGAATACTTCACCGCTTCTGCGGCGTTCTGCTTATCGCCGTTTCAATTTACCATGTCGTCTTTCTCGCATACGAATTCTGGAAGGGCAAGCGATCGACGGAAATGCTTCCGAAGGGCCGCGACTTCAAAGACGTCTGGGACAACATGTTGTTCTTTATAGGATTGAAAAAACGACCCAAATTCGCCCGCTACAATTACATCGAGAAATTCGAATACTGGGCGGTCGTCTGGGGCAATTCAGTGATGATTCTGACCGGACTGGTTTTGTGGTTTCCGGTCTTCGCACAGCATTACCTTCCCGAGTGGACTTTTCCTGCGAGCGTCCTTTTGCATGACTACGAAGCGCTGTTGGCCGCGCTCGCGATCGTCATCTGGCACCTGTTCAACGTTCATCTCCACCCGGCGGTCTTTCCGCAAAATCCGGTGTGGCTGACCGGAATCGAGGACCGCGAATCCATGGAGCACCATCACGCGGACGAGCTGCACGAGCTTGAAACCGCCTGGCGCGCGTATCTGGCAAGCGGCGGTGTCGAAAACCGTGACCAGGCTGCACCTTCCAGCGGGCCGCAACAGGAGGCTGCTGATGAATAA